A genomic stretch from Anticarsia gemmatalis isolate Benzon Research Colony breed Stoneville strain chromosome 26, ilAntGemm2 primary, whole genome shotgun sequence includes:
- the LOC142984126 gene encoding neural/ectodermal development factor IMP-L2-like isoform X1, with protein MKVLGVQFDSCVRIPVTKNLFDTTVTMYLFLILAALLGSSRSANVNRHMRLIADLDNTIDNNAVASTKQSGARRFLNITQRPRPTYTHSNGEVLELTCDAIGAPAPSIHWFKNDAPVYEYDVESTELIDSNPSSLARVVSTLLVSRTVDQDVYTCLVTSGSKTMRATTVVVNTDGSTELSERAKLYPLKPRILVTYEMFVDTIGNSIVLPCRAKGHPRPHITWKDSKGVTIKKDPRMKVLRSGELVISPLRWSDMGEFTCYATNVFGSQLAKTFVYPARAG; from the exons atgaaAGTTTTGGGTGTGCAGTTTGATTCTTGTGTCAG AATACCTGTAACCAAGAATCTCTTCGACACAACAGTAACGATGTACCTGTTCCTGATACTAGCGGCGCTCCTCGGCTCCTCTCGCTCAGCAAACGTCAACAGGCATATGAGACTTATCGCTGATTTAGACAACACTATTGATAATAATG ctGTGGCCTCAACAAAACAGTCCGGTGCTCGTAGATTTCTAAATATCACGCAACGACCGCGCCCCACTTACACGCACTCTAACGGCGAAGTACTGGAACTAACGTGTGACGCGATCGGAGCGCCAGCGCCATCTATACATTGGTTTAAAAATGATGCGCCGGTTTATGAG TACGATGTAGAATCAACCGAGTTGATAGACAGCAACCCATCATCTCTCGCGCGGGTGGTGTCCACCCTCCTAGTGTCAAGAACGGTTGACCAGGATGTGTACACGTGTCTCGTGACCTCAGGGTCTAAGACCATGCGAGCTACCACTGTTGTTGTTAATACAG ATGGCAGCACGGAGTTATCAGAGCGCGCCAAGCTGTACCCACTAAAACCTCGTATCCTGGTCACTTATGAGATGTTCGTGGACACCATCGGCAACAGTATCGTGCTCCCGTGCAGGGCTAAGGGCCACCCTAGACCTCATATAACGTGGAAGGATAGCAAAGGCGTTACCATCAAGAAAGACCCAAGAATGAAG GTGCTTCGTTCAGGCGAGCTAGTGATCTCTCCACTGCGCTGGAGCGACATGGGCGAGTTCACTTGCTACGCGACCAACGTGTTCGGATCACAACTCGCTAAAACCTTCGTCTATCCTGCACGA gCTGGATAA
- the LOC142984126 gene encoding neural/ectodermal development factor IMP-L2-like isoform X2, translated as MNNCKRIPVTKNLFDTTVTMYLFLILAALLGSSRSANVNRHMRLIADLDNTIDNNAVASTKQSGARRFLNITQRPRPTYTHSNGEVLELTCDAIGAPAPSIHWFKNDAPVYEYDVESTELIDSNPSSLARVVSTLLVSRTVDQDVYTCLVTSGSKTMRATTVVVNTDGSTELSERAKLYPLKPRILVTYEMFVDTIGNSIVLPCRAKGHPRPHITWKDSKGVTIKKDPRMKVLRSGELVISPLRWSDMGEFTCYATNVFGSQLAKTFVYPARAG; from the exons AATACCTGTAACCAAGAATCTCTTCGACACAACAGTAACGATGTACCTGTTCCTGATACTAGCGGCGCTCCTCGGCTCCTCTCGCTCAGCAAACGTCAACAGGCATATGAGACTTATCGCTGATTTAGACAACACTATTGATAATAATG ctGTGGCCTCAACAAAACAGTCCGGTGCTCGTAGATTTCTAAATATCACGCAACGACCGCGCCCCACTTACACGCACTCTAACGGCGAAGTACTGGAACTAACGTGTGACGCGATCGGAGCGCCAGCGCCATCTATACATTGGTTTAAAAATGATGCGCCGGTTTATGAG TACGATGTAGAATCAACCGAGTTGATAGACAGCAACCCATCATCTCTCGCGCGGGTGGTGTCCACCCTCCTAGTGTCAAGAACGGTTGACCAGGATGTGTACACGTGTCTCGTGACCTCAGGGTCTAAGACCATGCGAGCTACCACTGTTGTTGTTAATACAG ATGGCAGCACGGAGTTATCAGAGCGCGCCAAGCTGTACCCACTAAAACCTCGTATCCTGGTCACTTATGAGATGTTCGTGGACACCATCGGCAACAGTATCGTGCTCCCGTGCAGGGCTAAGGGCCACCCTAGACCTCATATAACGTGGAAGGATAGCAAAGGCGTTACCATCAAGAAAGACCCAAGAATGAAG GTGCTTCGTTCAGGCGAGCTAGTGATCTCTCCACTGCGCTGGAGCGACATGGGCGAGTTCACTTGCTACGCGACCAACGTGTTCGGATCACAACTCGCTAAAACCTTCGTCTATCCTGCACGA gCTGGATAA
- the LOC142984126 gene encoding neural/ectodermal development factor IMP-L2-like isoform X3 encodes MYLFLILAALLGSSRSANVNRHMRLIADLDNTIDNNAVASTKQSGARRFLNITQRPRPTYTHSNGEVLELTCDAIGAPAPSIHWFKNDAPVYEYDVESTELIDSNPSSLARVVSTLLVSRTVDQDVYTCLVTSGSKTMRATTVVVNTDGSTELSERAKLYPLKPRILVTYEMFVDTIGNSIVLPCRAKGHPRPHITWKDSKGVTIKKDPRMKVLRSGELVISPLRWSDMGEFTCYATNVFGSQLAKTFVYPARAG; translated from the exons ATGTACCTGTTCCTGATACTAGCGGCGCTCCTCGGCTCCTCTCGCTCAGCAAACGTCAACAGGCATATGAGACTTATCGCTGATTTAGACAACACTATTGATAATAATG ctGTGGCCTCAACAAAACAGTCCGGTGCTCGTAGATTTCTAAATATCACGCAACGACCGCGCCCCACTTACACGCACTCTAACGGCGAAGTACTGGAACTAACGTGTGACGCGATCGGAGCGCCAGCGCCATCTATACATTGGTTTAAAAATGATGCGCCGGTTTATGAG TACGATGTAGAATCAACCGAGTTGATAGACAGCAACCCATCATCTCTCGCGCGGGTGGTGTCCACCCTCCTAGTGTCAAGAACGGTTGACCAGGATGTGTACACGTGTCTCGTGACCTCAGGGTCTAAGACCATGCGAGCTACCACTGTTGTTGTTAATACAG ATGGCAGCACGGAGTTATCAGAGCGCGCCAAGCTGTACCCACTAAAACCTCGTATCCTGGTCACTTATGAGATGTTCGTGGACACCATCGGCAACAGTATCGTGCTCCCGTGCAGGGCTAAGGGCCACCCTAGACCTCATATAACGTGGAAGGATAGCAAAGGCGTTACCATCAAGAAAGACCCAAGAATGAAG GTGCTTCGTTCAGGCGAGCTAGTGATCTCTCCACTGCGCTGGAGCGACATGGGCGAGTTCACTTGCTACGCGACCAACGTGTTCGGATCACAACTCGCTAAAACCTTCGTCTATCCTGCACGA gCTGGATAA